TGACAAAGAATTTCGGACACAAGAATCGCTCACTGCACACAGAACCCCAGAGAAGTGATGGCACAAGACAGCTGACGTGGGAAGGTATACGGGAGTGGGGCGGGGTGAGAGGTCGTGAGAAATTAAAAACTGGCATGTATCTGCTGGAGCAGAGCCACTGTTTAGGGGGCGTCAGAAAAACTGCTAAGTCACCATTTTGGTCTCTTGAGAGAAGTCCATTTGTTGTTAAGAACCAAAGACCTTTCTACTATCATTCGTGCTGCAAAATGCAGTAGTCACATTATTGCCAAAAGGATCCCAAAAACTCAagtgcaaaagaagagaaatctaagaaaataaatagttacaaaatcatcaacatttttcaaagaaatgtgttCAAAACAGTGACTTTTACAAAAGATAGGAATTTCTTTTAAGTGGAAAAAGGAATTCTCTCTATGAAAGCTCAAAGACTCATTTCACAGATAACTTATACTCCATTAATGATTTGATTAACAGTGTACAAACAAGGGCCATAGACTCTTTTTAATTAGGTctgaaaaatcaatataatataaatactgatgatgggggggggggagtgttttATACCCCAAACTCCAATATTCCAGCTCTGTGTCCTGTCCTGTTATTATAATCTGTAAAAATCTTAACGACGCAGTGATTCAAGTTTTCGTAACTTCAATGATGTATTAGAGGACAATGCATCTTGATTTGAAGAGTTTGTTGTATCCGAAGGCCGGAACAGCACTCGACCACGatgattaaatacataaaatgatggGTGATTCCTTAATGTGTCAAatgtccttaaaagaaaaaacaaagagcatCCACTTTAGATAAACCTGTCAAAAAGCCTATCTGAAAACAAGCAGGCTTCTAATGAATTATGAATTTGCTCTTAACTAAGTTTAAATCCGTGAAATCAGGCTATAAACAGGCTATAATCATactgtgtttcatttctttttcctgcgcAAGGAAAATAAGAAGCCTGGGAAAGAAACATAAAGCCCTCAAATTTGTCTTTCAGCCATTCCTTTCTATGAATAATAGCACGAATCATCGCTCAACTGTAATCACATCTATAAATCTTACACTAGCTAGCCatgccaaaaatttttttaaaaaccagtacaCAGATTTTAcctttgattattttcatttggcCCTCACTACTCAAGCAATACGATCGTTTCACAGATCTGTTTCCAAGAATCTTTCAAGTACAACAAAAAGCTCCTTTTGGCCCTTCTGTACCTTCTGTTGTCCAAACTCATACATTTTGCTACCACCtactaaatttatatattttgctacCACCTACTTAATGCcattctgttttacttctttcctgGCCCTCTGCCTGCAATTCTTGGTAGACTCTTTGTAAGAACTACAGTGGGTGGTGATAGTAGAGTATCCTTTCTATTTTCTCAGcaagatagatatatatatatatatagtctaaaAAAGTTCACAAACACCTAAGTGTATGGCTTTTAGTATTGGTTTgtttaaacattattttcctGGAGAAAGAAGGACTCTGCCTCGATAAAAATTCACATCTCAAAGTCAGCCCACCTAAAAATCCAAGCATACTCCCACGTAAAACAGGAAGCCTGAGATGTgactatttaaaatgtaaattgaaaagtaaaagtaACAAGGGGGTGGGTTTCCTCTAACAAATAAATGCTCACTGTGAATCCTTCTGAGGACACATTGTAAAGGGTTAAAATTTCCAGGTTCAAGAAGGTGGGTGAAGTCCAGAGATGGAACTGAACAAAGGTACAAGGATAATTTCATGACAGtaagaaatatggaaaagaaaaagcaagcaaagcTCAAGGAAATAGCTTAGAAgtacaggagaaaaaagaaagcaaaataacaaatatactgtagtccaggaagaggaaagggcGAGAGAGCAGAGTCTATGTCACAGACTAGGTTCAAGTGGTAGAGGAAACAGAAAACCCCTATTCTTCCAAAGACTGAGCTGGAACAAGTGGAtaaagagagtggggggggggggggaggaagggaggaaggaaggaaggaaggaaggaaggaaggtaggaaggaaggaaggaaggaaggaaggaaggaaggaaggaaggaaggaaaggaaagggaaggaaaggaagggaaggaaagaaagggaaggaaaaagaggaaggatgaAAGGAAACAATTTCTGAGGGGATATCTTCCTATACGTCTATTTCTTTCCATCCGTCAaaccaataaataattttaagcaaaTATAACACATCTTAGTCTACTGTCAATAATCTGTCATACGACTTTCATTTTTCCATCTCATCAAACACTGCCTCGGTATTTTCACCTCACTACTCAAACGAGCTGCataatcaaaatgtaaaaacaaaaccaacttttATGTAccagaaaacatacattttaaattatgtaaatgaaGCAAAACTCCTATGAAACTAAATGCCTATGAAAAGGGaaggacttacttattttttagttctGAAGTGGCATCCATGTCTTTAAACTCCCCTGCAATATGAACTATACCATAACAGGTAACTGCAAAGGCCAGAAGTGTCTGAAGAACTATCTGTGAGTATAAAGATTGAGATTATCAAATAACATACAAATATTATCATAAAACTTTGCCATTTTCCCTCCATCTCTTTTTAGCCTCTGACAAGTATTTCTCCAGGTCCTACCAAGGAGTCAATTCTCCCTTTAAATAATTTGAACTCAGACACACCAAAATCTTCTATACATTCTGTGGATCGGCTGCAAAGATACTTCTGGGTCTTCTCAAATAGCAAACAGGTACTGAGCCATTCAGAACTCAGTTATCAACGGTTACCTGCTTCCAAGAGcaactaagaatttttaaatgtattattgttaAATATCATTGAGTATAAAAAGAACACCCCTGACCCACCACCCAGCTTAAGAAATAAACCTACCAGTACCTTTCAAGTCCCACATGTCCCTCTCCAGTTATATCCTTCACCCTTCCCTCAAGGTGAACTATTGTACTGAACTGTAGATTAACCAGTTTTTGaggcttttctttataattttaccaGCTATGTATGTACCTCTAAAATGTATATTGcttcctttttcccatttttggaCTTTCTTGTGAGATTCACCCCTATTGTAGTATATGTATCCTTGTAGTCCATTCATTATCatcatgttttatattatatgaatattccAAAAGTTATTCATTCCACTGCTGATGGCTACGGGGGCTGTTTCCTGtgtgttacttttaaaatgtcagtatgGATATCCTGGTGTATGTCTCCTGGTACATGGGAGTAGAACCACTGGGGGAGAGTATACACACGTTCAACTTTATTAGGTAataccaaaatgttttccaaagtggttgtgcaaGCAGAAACTTGCAATGTTTGATATTAACCAACATGGGATTACAGGCACATTTGATTTTCTTGATtgtgatttttctgtattttccaaatttcccaaTTTGTAAACAGAAGCAAGGTattttaaatagatataaatgaatacatgtgtggtggtggtggtgggggggggttaaTCCACCACAAAGCAAAGGTGATAGGAGAGTGAGTTAATAGTCTCATCTATCAAAACTTTCATTACACACAACTAAAGTCAAAATTAGCCACAAGCTATTACTCTTAACTTTCTAAATTAAAACTCATATCACAtgttataccaatttacattcccccaCCAGTGTACCAAGACCTATTTCATACAATGTAATCACAGGCACCATTAACAAGAATGTGGTAAATCAATGACTTATCATGAAATTATGTCACAATAAACTGTTAGGTAATAAAGAGCTAATTATAAAaccatacatatacacacagagataataactttttaaaagaaaaactgttttgaTTAGGTAAAACCgtacatatgtaaataaagaTAATACTGTTTGTGCACAGGAAGAGGGCTGAACCACTGACATACTCCAAACTGTTGGGagtagaagcagaattgctgACCAGTGGGGTCACTTCTCTTTCATTGTACAGGGTCGGTTTTACTTTTTACACATACTGTTTGATTCTGTTACAAAGAAGTTACTAGTGTGTCATTTACAATCCTTTAAAGATAAAAAGGGTGagtgaaactaatgtaacattttagcttaaaaaaaaccaacaacacgtgcgtttgtttttatttacttttacccCCTACATATATGTCCCTAAACAATGTTGttactttttcttgttcttaaacTTTACATAAAAAGGAACTTTGctaaaaaatgaagccaaataaTCAACTTTTTAAGTTCGTCTCAGACTATGAACGGAGAAACTTCAAGAATGACTATTTAAACTACAGTTCTAGAAACCAAACACAGAAATCTTTTGTTTCCAAATCTTCGGGTTTTACAATGAGTgacaaaaagtagaaaacagatGTTATTTCATGTCTGGAAAATTTTATGAGAATAAAAACCAGTAAAAAATTATGATAAGCTATgtggctaatttttaaaatatattttaacggAATATAAATGACCAACTTACATCTATTGGCAGTGattcatcttccttttctgttaATCGCATATAAGAACGATCTATAAACCAGAAGCATACCATTAAGGAAATTGtagcccatttttctttcttaaaatgcaaGCAAATCAATACACCAAAGAAGCGGCCGACTAATATGCTACATAAAGCAACGCTAATCCCGGATTCCTCAAAAACCTCTATCTTCTAAGGCAGTCAGCCTGATcttgaactattttattttcatcacgaCCTGCTTTGTCACCTTATAAAACACAGAAAGAGTGAAAGGTGAGCAAGTACAAGGAAGAAATACCtaaaaccatatttttttctttctttcagtactATAGGAAAACTAGAATCCTCTGAAACTGTTTCTTTCGCTAACGGGTCAAAGAAatcacaattatttaaaaacGAATAAGCCTACAGAAAATCTCAACTCTGAAGTAGCACCACCATCACATAGTATGGACCAAGTAATACCGGTATGGATATGTTTTTCTCCTGCCAGAATATGTTGGAGCAGTGGGAGAACAGGTGAAATTCCAGGATGTCAATTTCTGCCTCTCCGATTAAATTACAATTCCGCTGCTGCCTTAGCCTCAGGAAGCAGCAAGGTAGGAAAGAAAAGCATCAGGATTTGGAAGCTGATAAGCCTGGATCATAAAACCAGCTCCTCAACTTACTGTCATTGAGTTTATCTCATTCAACCCGAAGACATCCATCACCATGAGTTGTAACATGTATCTCAATTTCAGAATGTTAGAATGAAGGACTTGGAAGGGGACGTGTGTCTGAGTGTCAAAGAAATACAGTATCTATTTTTCAACTGCCCATGTTTCTGcaacagtaaaatggggataatgtgaAGATTAAGTAAGATACATGATAGCCATTCTGCCGTAACAAAGTTCATTGCAGCAAAGATGGGCATTGCTACAGTACAATAGTTTGCTATCCGCTGCTACGGTCTGACAGGACACAATTAGCTTCCAAGGTAAATATTAGTCTTTTTGCAACATAAGCATTATAAAGAGGCCCCACTGCAGTGACAAATGCCACAAGGCATTCTCATCTCACCGGAAACACGAGTCTCTAACTCTAGAAGAATCTTGCACAAGCCCTATTTAATAATGTGCTGTGGACTAAAAAACCCAAACTGCTGTCAGGGAACATGTAGTGACCCTTAAAAGAGTGCACTTACAGACATTTCTCAAGTTTTATCTTATGGGTTTAACATAAGGACCGGTGTAAAAGAAACATCCAGCCAGTACCAAAAATAGGTTTGGCTAGCTTCCTACTGTCAGTTCGATTCCCAGCCAGCCTTCTTCTTTGCATGAAGGCTAATCTGACTCTAACACTACCTCTAACCAggcatttcctcatttgtaaaacgaAGGAGTCGGACTTACTTCCATGATCTCCTCGCTCTAGAACTCTGAAAATTCCAACGCCGAAGCCAACTGTACAGAATGACGCAGAACTCAACAGTACCCTAATCTCGTCTACAGTAGCGCTTCTCAAAGGACTGCACAACCAAATCATCtgaggatcttattaaaatgcagattaggATTCAATAAActctggggcagggcctgagTTTCTGCCTTTctagcaagctcccaggtgattcccTCGAGGCTGGTCTGTTAAACACACTTGAGCAGCAAGGCTCTGAGATATGTTCCTTAACCTCCTTGTctctcacctcccacccccagcccatctCCAAGCATCCTTATGTACTTTCAGCATAGCATCTATATTACtttattgtgattatttattGATCCATTTGTTTCCGCACTTGACTTTGAACTTCCCCAGAGCATCACTGTACCTCTAGCACCTAAGCACAGAGCAATTTCAACCAATTACATGAAACTGAATTTCATAAAGTGGTGCAGCACATAGGCTCTAGAGCCAAACTGCTTGTCTTTGAACCCTGACCCCGCCATGTATCATCTCTGTCAGTTTGTGCAAGTTTCCTAGCTATGTTCGTCTCAACTTCTtcatctttcaaaagaaataataacaacagctacCTCCCTCACAGCGCTTTTGGTAGGACTGaattatataatacacataaagtgcttagttcagcgcctggcacatggtaagcacgtaatgaatgttagctgttattattgttatcattaaaGATTGGAGCTTTGGAGAAGCTGTCACAGAATAGAGAAGACTGGGGAAACAAGACAACCAAATGTAACGTGATACCCTGGATTGATTCCCGGAATAGAAGACCTTATTGGAAAAACttgtaaaatccaaataaaagctAGACTTTAGTTAACAGTAATATGCCAGCGTCAGTCTCTCAGTTGTGACAATATGCCACGGTAACAGAAGATGTTCCCAATGTGGGAAACTGGGCGAGGGGTATACGGTATCTCTGTACTACCTTTGAAActtttctgcaaatctaaaatttcaaaataaaaatgtacgtaaaaaataaaactgaatttctgtCAGACAAATGTCATGTCATAATACATGCATGAAAAAAGTAGTGAAAATAGCTGGGTCATTTTAACTGTGTataataaacagaacaaaagattttatcttgaaaaaaaattaaagctttgaaggaattcacatttcattttctactttactCCTGAAGATGGGAAGTAATCTAGCAAACGAATAAAGTTCAACTTTAAATTCActtccttcatttaacaaatttattgagtacctactgtgggGAGGATTATGCTAGGCAGACAGATCATAGCAATGGATTAAATGAGCTGCCCACGTGCGCTAGGACAGAGGTTAGCAAACTTTTCCCGTGAAGagtcaaataataaatattttaggctttgcaggccacactGTCTGTGTCAACATCTCAACTCCCCACTTAGAAAGCAGCCAGGCAACAcctaaatgaatgggtgtggctgtctGCCAGTAAAACTTTATCGATGGAGACcgaaacttagatttttttttattttttataactgtcACGGATCATAAAAtgatattcttttgctttttcccccaacaaattaaaaaatgtgaaactatGTGTAGCTGACTACAAAAACAGGAGAGAGGCTGCATTTGGCCCACCTGCcagagtttgctgacccctggtctagaagagaagaaagacctAAAAACGGATCCGCTGTCTAAAGACTGCACTACCTCGTCTGTTGGCCTTCCAAGTTTCTTCTCCACCATACAACCGTATTGGTATGTTAAAGTACTTTtacttgtttgcttttaaatttccCAACCACTCTGTGACACAGGAAAGGCAAGAATTAAAATCCACCTCAGTGAAAGCTCACAGAAGGgacatgacttgcccaaggtcatacagattTAGTGGTAAAGCAAGTTTTTCGGAACCAGCCCTCCAGACTCCCGGTCCAGTGCCCTTTCGCCTGCAACACAGTGCCCCCACAAGGCAAACGGTCATTTAACTTCTCAGTCTCCGCCTGGACAGCCCAGGAGCGCCCAAGATGCTGTCCGCCTAGCTGTCATGGGACCATGAGCACCAGAGGTCCTCAAGCCGACACTTAGCCTGCTCAGCCCCACGCTGGATCTGACATCACTCGTCACGGATTCCGGGCCAACTCCCTCTCTGGCCACCCTGCAGCCCCACGGCCTCCCTCTTTGCCCACCCTGCagccagctcagagccctctgccaggcacccccttccccttccatcCCTGCTGCAATTTCAGGTGCCCGTCTCCTCAAACTCAAGCCCCGCGCCGCTTCTCGGAGTCACCCCCAACTCTAAGGGCTCAAATGACCATCCCCGGGAAACTCGGTCCGACACTCCCTCAGCGTGCGCCCACACACCGCCCCCGGAGTCCCGCACAGGAGCAGCCGCGGTctcgcccccaccccaccccggcacTTACGCTGAGCAGCGGAAAAGGCCGCGTGGGCTAGGGCAAAGAGGCCGACGCCCACCAGCCCCTTCCATAGCGACGGCGCCATGATTCCGGAGGAGCGGCAGCCCAACAAAAGAGGCGAAGGGCGGCGGAGCTGTTCCTTCTTCCACGGGCGGGTGTCCGCGCAGCGCAGACAGATGACGTCACCGAACCCCTGGGCGCGAAATGCCTTAGAGGTGGAAAAACCAAAGAGCCGTGAGAAAGCGGAAGCAGGAATGCCGGGAAGGAGGGGAAAGCGACACGGAATAAGGTCCGCGAGTGACCACGAGCCGAGCCTGCGCCGCGCGGCCTCTCCGCGAGGGGCAGCGCTGAGCCGAGAGCCTCGCAGAAAGAAGCGAAAGCGGATCAATGGAGAAGCGGAACGGAAGGGCGCCAGCAAATGAGCGTGGGCCGCGGGGCAAGGGGCGGGGCCTGCGGAGAGGCCGGGGTGGGGCTTGAGGGGCGGGGCGGCGAGAGGGCCGGAGGGGGAGGTTCAAGGCGGCCCCGGGTCTCTACTCCTGGCaggggggtttgtttgtttgctttgcctTTTCGCTCCAGAAGTCTCATGTGTTTTCTGACGGCCGGTCCAGTGCTTCAGCCTTCTGGGGGCCGACACTGCtgaaggaggcagaaagggaagcggcggcggggtgggggggggggtatagaGGAGGAAAATCCCGGGATTTGGAGTCCCAAACACGTGGCATGCGTGGGATGCTCGGTACAAGTTAGTTCCTTTCCCCTTACTTTCAGAAGGGCTTGAAGGAAGATTCACGCCCCAGGGGGTATGGTGCCATGGGAGAATTTTGTTCTGGAGGGAGCCAGTTTACGTTAGGTTGCAATGAAAGGGCGCGAACGACGCCggcccattttctctctctctctctctctctctctctctgatcagaaaaaaaaaaaaaaagtatactctcctttcttgatttgtctttgtGTCCATCCCCTAAAATGTAGACATTCATTAGTGAGGTTCTTCCCTGGAATTCTTTCCACCCTGCTCTCCTTTGGCGAGCTCACCTATTCATTCCCACCGCTTCGACCACAGGGATTCCAAAGCGACGTCTCGATCTCAAACGTCTCTCCTTCGCTCCAGATCTGCATTTCCAGACCCGCTAATCACTTATTTCTGTCCCGCGGCACTTCAAACTTAATGTGGCCGAAACGGAATTCATTCTCAGCTTCTCCAGTGCCCCCTAACTGATTGGCACAGCGTTGTAAGCTGCACATCAGGAGGTAAATGCTCTCTGCCCTGTCAGGATTCCACGTTTTGCTAACTGTCGTGTGCTCGAAGATCCCTATCCTGGCCACCCCCTTTAAATTTGCAATCTCCCATTCCTGTTCCCCGTAGCCTACTCTATTTCTATATCACCTTttgaaatattctataatttacCTGTTTACGatgtttgttgtgttgtttttgttcattGTCTCTCTTCCCACACTGGAACGTAAGTTTGGAGAGAACAGAGATTTCTGTCCATGCCTGAAACATTGCCTGTCACATGCAGTAGGCATTCAAccaatgtttgctgagtgaattaTGGGAAAGAAGTGGGGAGTGATGTATCCTTGTTTGAAAGGATCTCTATAAAGAGTCCTTCCATTATTTTGGATTGGGTTCAAAAATCCCTGTGGACTTGTATGCCCTCTTAAATTTTGATAACTCTTTGATTGATGATGAACATTTTCTTATATACTTGAGCTTCcccaaagctgaaaaaaaaaattagaaaataaagaaggcatCCAAGAGCCTTCAGATTTCCTAAACTTTATGTGTTTTGTCCTCGATCCCATTTTCCAAACCCTTAATTATggtcattatttttctctggGCCTGCTCCAGTTTTTTCACCTCTAAGCCAAGATTTGACACAGTACTCGATCAATATCAAGTACAGTATAACGTATTCCTTACAAATGTAGGTGTATTTATAAACCTCACAATCAGGAAGAACAAGGAAATAATCTTTCTGTACTGATTTGAAAGTGCTTCCTTCCGCCCCGGGAGGTAGCAAGATAGAAAAggtaaagaccaaaaaaaaaaaaaaaaaaaagaacttggttTTAGCTTTGACAATGGTCAAATTGAAATTAGCATTTTCAGGCACCTTACTAAATTGTCTCTGCTAATATTAATTTATCTGAAGTAGAAAAATTATTAGGTTTCTGAAGAGAGCTTAGATctggttcatttcttttcttaatgtttatttaatttttagagagagggagacaaagcatgagtagaggaggggcattgagagagagagacacagaatctgaagcaggccccaggctccgagctgtcagcacagagcccgatgtggagctcaaacccatgaactttgatatcacgacctgagctgaagccagatgcttaaccaactgagccacccaggtgcccctgattttctCCATTACATTCTTAATATGAATGCcccattctcttcttttaaatatcttaccCGTGTAAAGAATGCAAAAGAAACGAGGCTAGTTTCACATCTTCTAGAAGTAAATGGTCAACTCCTATTCATGGAGTGGGATTTTAATGGTCTTATCTGTAGATTTTAACATGAAGGGAAGCCTAAGTATTCATAGTCATGGTTACCAAGTTCTGTATCATTCAAATAAGTACCTTGGGTCCATTCATCCATTGTATTCCAGGTTGGAGTTAATCCCAAAGGTGCAAGGTACAGCAAGGGGCAGCGCTGTGTTCATGAACTCTTATAACAAAAGAGAAACTTCATGTGAAAGAGCATTTAAGTTCCTAGGTGAACCCAGAAGTGCCTTTAGTTTGCCTACGGAAACAGCCATTTTCCATATTCACAGTGGGTACATGATGGGGATTTGTTAAAGGTGGGGACAAAGACCTCTGAAGTGTTTCCTACCCAGATGTTATTTACGAAGACTCATCAAGTCTTCCCAGGATCGTTCGTTGTATAGTGAAGGCACCACAATCCAAAATTGTCTTCAAGTTAATTCATTTTGTTATGTGTCACCCAGCGAGGCGAGTGACTTCATACACCATTCGTACGTGCCATTTCCCATGCAGATTCTCTTTCTATCCAGCATGCTCTGTCCTTTCCTACCTAGTTCAAAAACCCACTTTCCCTTTGACTGTACAGGTTATCTAGAAGAGGAATATATCTGTTGCAGGTACTAAACCTTTCTTCAAACTATACTTCTTCCAACCTCACTGGGTAACAAATTCTAGAATTTTACCACCTGCTgggtaaactatttttttttaattttttaatggttttattcatttttgaaagagagatacagagcgctaatggcagaggggcagagagagagagagagagagagagagacagaatccgaagcaggctccaggctccgagctgtcagcacagagcccgatgtggggctcaaacccacgaaccgtgagatcatgacctgagctgaagttggacgctcagctgactgagccatccaggtgcccctaaactactattttcaatatttgttttgataattgcataatctcttttttcttcacaaaaataGTGTATGTTCAGTGTAAGAAATTCAAACAAAACGCTGTATCCCTCTTAACGTGTTGAGTGGTGCTTTGGTATCTAGAGTTTTGAATCTTAGTAAGCAAGACTGTGATTACTT
The window above is part of the Panthera tigris isolate Pti1 chromosome X, P.tigris_Pti1_mat1.1, whole genome shotgun sequence genome. Proteins encoded here:
- the MMGT1 gene encoding ER membrane protein complex subunit 5; translated protein: MAPSLWKGLVGVGLFALAHAAFSAAQHRSYMRLTEKEDESLPIDIVLQTLLAFAVTCYGIVHIAGEFKDMDATSELKNKTFDTLRNHPSFYVFNHRGRVLFRPSDTTNSSNQDALSSNTSLKLRKLESLRR